A genome region from Euphorbia lathyris chromosome 4, ddEupLath1.1, whole genome shotgun sequence includes the following:
- the LOC136226624 gene encoding uncharacterized protein, producing MEGLIPYLLHAMKKQKPKNTFRSFSVDSNRSYHLLMTAGGDSLTGSSHRRTRSDFQPPAPAEFLDQRPSVDYLRSINSAAVASGSKQIGNNNNNNNNYHYQMSKEIKSSGSNSSYVRH from the coding sequence atGGAAGGCTTAATTCCATATCTTCTCCATGCAATGAAGAAGCAGAAGCCTAAAAACACCTTTAGATCTTTTTCTGTGGATTCAAACCGGAGCTACCATTTGCTAATGACAGCTGGTGGCGACTCTTTAACCGGCTCATCTCATCGGAGAACCAGGTCCGATTTCCAGCCACCTGCGCCTGCAGAGTTCTTGGATCAACGGCCAAGCGTTGACTATCTCCGGTCAATCAATTCGGCTGCCGTGGCCAGTGGATCCAAGCAAattggtaataataataataataataataattatcattACCAAATGTCTAAGGAAATAAAGAGCAGTGGCAGTAATAGTTCTTATGTTCGGCATTAa